Below is a genomic region from Pseudazoarcus pumilus.
CGACCGAATAGGCTGCCTCGAGCGCCGCCATGCGCGGGGCGGAAGCCGCCTCGCCACTGCGCAATACGGGATCTTGGTAGAGACTGCTCAGATCGATCATAGGGCCTCTTTGTCGGGGGGCGGCATGCGCCCCGCGGGTTCGTCGGCGGCGACGTCGGACATCCCGTGGTCCGTGTCGCCCGCTTGCATCTCGCCGGTCTGCTCGGCGACGAGTGTCGATTCGAGATCGGGCACGCGCTCGCCGCGCATCTCGGCGGCGACGTGCGCCTGGGCCTGTTCGGGGCTCAGGCGCAGACCCTTGTCAGTCAGGCGCCGGTAGAGCTTGTCGGCCTCGCGCGCGATGGCCGACTTGAGGTCGTGCGGCACGATGTCGCCCATCGGCAGGAAGGCGTTGTAGTCCTCGGCGTATTCGGCGCACTCGCACCACACGTTGTACTTGGGGTTGCTGAACACCTTGGCCAGCGCCCGCATGCGCAGCGACTGCGACACCTGACCGCCGAAGAACATCGAAACGTCGGCGTCCGGCGACAGCGTTTCGACATCGGGCATGTCCTCGTCGCTCAGTTCGGAGCGGCGCTTGCCGGTGCGCGCGTCGATCGGGTCGTCGTCACGGACTTCACTCGCTGCGACTGCGGCCTCGGCCGCGACCGGTGCCTCCACGCTCTCGGTCTCGCGCGGCGCCTCGACCTCACGGCCGAGCTTGCGCCGCGACCAACGCGACAGGAACGGCACGCCACCGTCCTGCTCCGCGATGTCGTTGCGCGACTCGTCCATCATGTCTCGTCTCCCGCCCAGTCACCCACCTCGGCATCGTAGATCGCCTTGCTGCGTCGCTTGCCTCGGCCCTTGCCACGCTTGCGCGGCACGTAGTGCGCGTTGACGAAGGCCTCGAGCCACACACCGACCTCGTCGGGCATGGGCGCGGCCAGCACCACGTCCTCGGCACCGCGCAGGTCGGTCGCATCCAGATTCTGCGCGCGGTCCAGGCTGACCGTGACTTCCCAGGGCTCGAAACCGCCGTCGGGAACGAAGCGCCCGATCACGAACACCTCGGGGCGGTCGCTGCCCAGATTCAGCGCGTAGTCCTCGGCCTGCGCCGGGCGCAGGCGCAGCGAGAAACCCCGCCACAGGAACATGTCGCCGTGCGGCCCGGAGCGCACCTTGGTGCACTCGCGGGTGGGCGAGGCAAAATGTTCGCCCACCACCACACCGGTGACGTGCCACAGCATCGCGTCCGCGGCGTGTTCGGGCGGCGGCGACGCAATCATCAGCGCCACCGGCAGGATCGCGTCGTGGGACCAGGTCGCTGCGTCGTGATCGTCGGACTGCACTTGTTGATTCAAACGGCGACTCCTATGCAGGCAATTGCCTAGGTTCTTTTTATAGTTGATAGCAACCGCTATGCCAAAGCGTGAAAACACGTAAACACCTTTGGATAAAAGGCTTTTCGCCGGCATCGCAAAGAAGATTCGCGACGAATTGACGCAGTTTTCAACGTGTCGCGACAAAATGCACCATGCTGCAGTGCACGATGGTCTCGATGACATCGGGATCGGCCTCCAGGGCGGAACACGGCGCGTGCGGTGCGGTCTGTTGCCATGCGTGGAAAATCTGACCCAATTCCTTCTGGAACCGGGTCAAAATGTCCCGAATCGGCATCTGACACGCAAGAATGGAAACGCGATGGTGATCCTGCAGCCCGACACGCCTGCCTCGCCAACGGGGGCACCGCCGCCAAACACTGGCGCAGCCACCGGCGTGATCGGCGAGAGTGCGCGCATGCGCGAGATCGCCGAGCTGCTGCGACGCGTGGCGCCGTCGCGCACCACGGTACTGATCGAGGGTGAATCAGGCACCGGCAAGGAGGTGGCGGCGGCCAGCCTGCATCACCACAGCGGTCGCTCCGGACGCCTGGTCGCGATCAACTGCGGGTCGATGTCACCCGAACTGCTCGACAGCGAGCTGTTCGGACACGCCCAGGGGGCCTTTACCGGGGCGGCACAGGAACGCGAGGGGCTTTTCCTGCATGCAGATGGCGGCACCCTGTTCCTCGACGAGATCGGCGAACTGCCGGCCTTTCTGCAGGCCAAGCTGCTGCGCGTGCTCGAGACCCTGCGGGTGCGCCCGGTCGGCGCCGACGACGAGATCGCCGTGGATGTGCGCATCGTCGCGGCCACCAACCGCGACCTGGGACGCATGGTCGACGCCGGCAGCTTCCGCGAGGACCTGTACTACCGGCTCAACGTGCTCGCGCTGCGCATGCCGCCGTTGCGCGAACG
It encodes:
- a CDS encoding DUF3306 domain-containing protein gives rise to the protein MMDESRNDIAEQDGGVPFLSRWSRRKLGREVEAPRETESVEAPVAAEAAVAASEVRDDDPIDARTGKRRSELSDEDMPDVETLSPDADVSMFFGGQVSQSLRMRALAKVFSNPKYNVWCECAEYAEDYNAFLPMGDIVPHDLKSAIAREADKLYRRLTDKGLRLSPEQAQAHVAAEMRGERVPDLESTLVAEQTGEMQAGDTDHGMSDVAADEPAGRMPPPDKEAL
- a CDS encoding DUF3305 domain-containing protein — protein: MNQQVQSDDHDAATWSHDAILPVALMIASPPPEHAADAMLWHVTGVVVGEHFASPTRECTKVRSGPHGDMFLWRGFSLRLRPAQAEDYALNLGSDRPEVFVIGRFVPDGGFEPWEVTVSLDRAQNLDATDLRGAEDVVLAAPMPDEVGVWLEAFVNAHYVPRKRGKGRGKRRSKAIYDAEVGDWAGDET
- a CDS encoding sigma-54 interaction domain-containing protein: MVILQPDTPASPTGAPPPNTGAATGVIGESARMREIAELLRRVAPSRTTVLIEGESGTGKEVAAASLHHHSGRSGRLVAINCGSMSPELLDSELFGHAQGAFTGAAQEREGLFLHADGGTLFLDEIGELPAFLQAKLLRVLETLRVRPVGADDEIAVDVRIVAATNRDLGRMVDAGSFREDLYYRLNVLALRMPPLRERPEDVAPLVDFFARQFSAVFGLPAVAPTRTGLRRLEQHAWPGNVRELRNLVERATLLGKPPDACLRIEKIDPQALQALGASGYPADLPLIEVKRRHMQRVLAACNGNKSEAARRMGVSRKTLERRLRDYVDGA